The following coding sequences lie in one Mercenaria mercenaria strain notata chromosome 5, MADL_Memer_1, whole genome shotgun sequence genomic window:
- the LOC123556919 gene encoding arf-GAP with Rho-GAP domain, ANK repeat and PH domain-containing protein 2-like isoform X2 has product MHNVFISLQARVAFLSINTFAISIFSNIVYIMTCWCCRKKTYTKWDTFKNRADRNQGWKKRWFTFDAKALKYYRDEKSSVSLRIIPVALMRSVSPANDTGPKLRSSAPVTDLFSASGRQHQFTLECKQRTFLFGTDNIGNCQQWQSSLMAAIIEYQKCGITDIPYGGEMNSPDISGFVKFDTCKTKYYVALKGEILRYYHNLEDFSVDCPIHELSMERISVKEIRKTALQLRSPPDQTFVLQFDLENDAIQWKTYIETAILRALGDDKVLKKVREKEDNRMCADCNSPDAEWASINLGIVVCTKCAGSHRSLGVNRSKVRSLRMDNLSKENENILQLLEAIGNKNGNQFWCKNSEEVRVIDGQTPDIIRQKHIEEKYMKKKYADLLRSNTKEELNMALYSAVKAGNIIPAMVALFSGADINFKCPEQGTTVLEVANETCNDVLKEFLEQNKNTDVTVIQSNNSTEQGTGKKTSIYHEGYLDKTGPNLKGFLKRWCVLHYGRITYFSDKQGSEKGFVDLADIASISIVTGQRQYSFDIQTKSRTYRFAAKDEMSLGKWLNVVIQVISPFDFEGLDHILAAGYFYFKKQLTFWAKVWLVLQENALHIRQRDDLDVHTIQISGHMKCLQFNLGKHSEKVEDVIKQLDSNQSIELISSEGHVVAYLQGMTLKDTRKLFSLLEAAIRGQS; this is encoded by the exons ATGCATAATGTATTCATTTCATTGCAAGCACGTGTCGCTTTTCTAAGCATAAACACTTTTGCTATATCGATTTTTTcgaatattgtttatataatgaCATGTTGGTGTTGTAGAAAAAAGACGTACACAAAGTGGGATACCTTCAAAAACAGGGCGG ATAGGAATCAAGGCTGGAAGAAAAGATGGTTTACTTTTGATGCCAAAGCTTTGAAATATTACCGAGATGAAAAG aGCAGCGTGTCTCTTCGGATAATACCGGTGGCTTTAATGAGATCTGTTTCTCCAGCAAAT GATACGGGACCAAAATTAAGATCATCTGCACCTGTGACGGATCTATTTTCG GCTTCTGGCAGACAGCATCAATTTACACTGGAATGCAAACAGCGAACATTTTTGTTTGGGACCGACAATATTG GGAATTGTCAACAATGGCAAAGTTCGTTAATGGCGGCCATTATTGAATACCAAAAG TGTGGCATTACTGATATACCTTATGGCGGCGAAATGAACTCTCCAGATATTTCA GGATTTGTGAAATTTGATACTTGCAAGACGAAATACTATGTTGCGCTAAAAGGGGAAATACTGCGATACTACCACAACCTAGAG GATTTTTCAGTGGACTGTCCGATACATGAACTGTCAATGGAACGTATCTCTGTCAAGGAAATCAGGAAAACAGCATTGCAGTTGCGCAGTCCACCAGACCAAACATTTGT ATTGCAATTTGATCTAGAGAACGATGCTATACAGTGGAAGACATATATTGAAACTGCGATATTAAGAGCGCTAGGGGATGATAAG GTTCTGAAAAAGGTTAGAGAAAAGGAAGATAATAGGATGTGTGCCGATTGCAACTCACCAG atGCGGAATGGGCTTCTATTAATCTAGGGATTGTCGTGTGTACAAAATGTGCAG GCTCACATAGAAGCCTTGGCGTTAACAGATCAAAAGTGAGATCTCTCCGAATGGACAATCTGtctaaagaaaatgaaaatatattacaa TTACTAGAAGCCATTGGAAACAAGAACGGCAATCAGTTTTGGTGCAAGAATTCCGAGGAAGTCAGGGTGATTGATGGACAGACACCTGATATCATTAGACAGAAACATATTGaagaaaaatacatgaaaaagaaatatgcaGATCTACTGCGATCAAATACCAAGGAGGAACTCAATATG gCATTATATTCAGCAGTGAAGGCAGGGAATATCATACCAGCAATGGTTGCATTGTTTTCTGGAGCAGAT ATTAATTTCAAATGTCCAGAACAAGGAACAACTG ttCTTGAAGTTGCCAACGAAACTTGCAATGACGTATTGAAG GAGTTTCTTGAACAGAATAAGAACACAG ATGTGACCGTAATACAGTCGAACAACTCCACAGAACAG GGAACTGGTAAGAAAACATCAATCTATCATGAAGGCTATTTAGACAAGACAGGACCTAACCTCAAGG GATTTTTGAAGCGATGGTGTGTTTTGCATTACGGGAGGATAACATATTTCAGTGATAAGCAG GGATCAGAAAAGGGATTCGTGGATTTAGCAGATATTGCAAGTATTTCAATAGTTACCGGACAAAG ACAATATAGCTTCGACATACAAACTAAGAGTCGCACATATCGTTTTGCGGCCAAAGATGAAATGTCACTCGGGAAATGGTTGAATGTTGTGATTCAG GTCATTAGCCCATTTGATTTTGAAGGACTTGATCACATCCTAGCGGCTGGTTATTTCTACTTCAAGAAGCAGCTGACATTTTGGGCAAAAGTGTGGCTAGTCCTCCAAGAGAATGCATTACATATCAGACAGAGA GATGATCTCGATGTTCATACGATACAGATTTCCGGTCACATGAAATGTCTTCAGTTCAATTTAGGCAAACATTCAG AAAAGGTAGAAGATGTTATAAAGCAGCTTGACAGCAATCAAAGTATTGAGCTGATATCATCTGAAGG ACACGTTGTAGCATATTTACAAGGGATGACACTTAAAGACACAAGAAAGTTGTTTTCTTTACTGGAGGCTGCAATTCGTGGGCAATcttga
- the LOC123556919 gene encoding arf-GAP with Rho-GAP domain, ANK repeat and PH domain-containing protein 2-like isoform X1, whose translation MHEVRAEQGHGILFDNERQTNIIGQCNDNKTKETKRFDDNVQDIVLDHHGQFQTVSPNAVNVETDRVLHGSELLHCLDLLCVTGNETVEHTCTNKMESDILHEEKKEAVTEIVGTALDDINQLDPIREKFSEFRSNEVEPVCFENETQENESATYTEKKGNALNDLRKTAEYKIDNKDTETDFRCNISDGSIPPMHENTATDLFDSDGKENISLILRRTNNGNVDTCTTLCNNSEIGKSNIHSRIETNDNVTAALHGSNTGEYIYVASNPNRLYQNMAVISSHVTEEDYICITKSDPEMPIRTITLPDKKDVHKVGYLQKQGGVDRNQGWKKRWFTFDAKALKYYRDEKSSVSLRIIPVALMRSVSPANDTGPKLRSSAPVTDLFSASGRQHQFTLECKQRTFLFGTDNIGNCQQWQSSLMAAIIEYQKCGITDIPYGGEMNSPDISGFVKFDTCKTKYYVALKGEILRYYHNLEDFSVDCPIHELSMERISVKEIRKTALQLRSPPDQTFVLQFDLENDAIQWKTYIETAILRALGDDKVLKKVREKEDNRMCADCNSPDAEWASINLGIVVCTKCAGSHRSLGVNRSKVRSLRMDNLSKENENILQLLEAIGNKNGNQFWCKNSEEVRVIDGQTPDIIRQKHIEEKYMKKKYADLLRSNTKEELNMALYSAVKAGNIIPAMVALFSGADINFKCPEQGTTVLEVANETCNDVLKEFLEQNKNTDVTVIQSNNSTEQGTGKKTSIYHEGYLDKTGPNLKGFLKRWCVLHYGRITYFSDKQGSEKGFVDLADIASISIVTGQRQYSFDIQTKSRTYRFAAKDEMSLGKWLNVVIQVISPFDFEGLDHILAAGYFYFKKQLTFWAKVWLVLQENALHIRQRDDLDVHTIQISGHMKCLQFNLGKHSEKVEDVIKQLDSNQSIELISSEGHVVAYLQGMTLKDTRKLFSLLEAAIRGQS comes from the exons ATGCACGAAGTGAGAGCCGAGCAAGGCCACGGAATTCTGTTTGACAACGAAAGACAAACAAATATTATTGGACAATGCAATgacaataaaacaaaagaaacaaaacggTTTGACGATAACGTGCAAGATATTGTTCTTGATCATCACGGtcaatttcaaactgtatccCCTAATGCCGTTAATGTTGAAACAGACAGGGTATTGCATGGCAGCGAGCTGTTACATTGTTTAGATCTGTTATGTGTCACTGGAAACGAAACAGTAGAACACACTTGTACGAACAAAATGGAATCAGACATTTTGCATGAGGAGAAAAAAGAAGCTGTCACTGAAATAGTAGGAACAGCATTAGATGATATAAACCAACTGGACCCTATTCGTGAGAAATTCAGTGAATTTAGAAGCAATGAAGTAGAGCCTGTGTGTTTTGAAAATGAGACTCAAGAAAATGAATCTGCAACATATACTGAGAAGAAAGGCAATGCTCTTAACGATTTAAGAAAAACTGCGGAATACAAAATAGACAATAAAGATACCGAGACTGATTTCCGATGCAATATATCTGACGGATCCATACCCCCTATGCATGAAAACACTGCAACTGATTTGTTTGACAGTGACGGAAAAGAGAACATTTCGTTGATACTTAGAAGAACTAACAATGGCAATGTCGATACATGTACAACACTGTGCAATAACAGCGAAATAGGAAAGTCAAATATTCATTCTAGAATAGAAACAAATGACAATGTAACTGCTGCATTGCATGGATCAAACACAGGAGAATATATTTATGTTGCATCAAACCCAAATAGGCTTTATCAAAACATGGCAGTTATTAGTTCACATGTAACTGAGGAAGATTATATTTGCATCACAAAGTCTGACCCCGAAATGCCTATACGCACTATCACTTTACCagat AAAAAAGACGTACACAAAGTGGGATACCTTCAAAAACAGGGCGG TGTAGATAGGAATCAAGGCTGGAAGAAAAGATGGTTTACTTTTGATGCCAAAGCTTTGAAATATTACCGAGATGAAAAG aGCAGCGTGTCTCTTCGGATAATACCGGTGGCTTTAATGAGATCTGTTTCTCCAGCAAAT GATACGGGACCAAAATTAAGATCATCTGCACCTGTGACGGATCTATTTTCG GCTTCTGGCAGACAGCATCAATTTACACTGGAATGCAAACAGCGAACATTTTTGTTTGGGACCGACAATATTG GGAATTGTCAACAATGGCAAAGTTCGTTAATGGCGGCCATTATTGAATACCAAAAG TGTGGCATTACTGATATACCTTATGGCGGCGAAATGAACTCTCCAGATATTTCA GGATTTGTGAAATTTGATACTTGCAAGACGAAATACTATGTTGCGCTAAAAGGGGAAATACTGCGATACTACCACAACCTAGAG GATTTTTCAGTGGACTGTCCGATACATGAACTGTCAATGGAACGTATCTCTGTCAAGGAAATCAGGAAAACAGCATTGCAGTTGCGCAGTCCACCAGACCAAACATTTGT ATTGCAATTTGATCTAGAGAACGATGCTATACAGTGGAAGACATATATTGAAACTGCGATATTAAGAGCGCTAGGGGATGATAAG GTTCTGAAAAAGGTTAGAGAAAAGGAAGATAATAGGATGTGTGCCGATTGCAACTCACCAG atGCGGAATGGGCTTCTATTAATCTAGGGATTGTCGTGTGTACAAAATGTGCAG GCTCACATAGAAGCCTTGGCGTTAACAGATCAAAAGTGAGATCTCTCCGAATGGACAATCTGtctaaagaaaatgaaaatatattacaa TTACTAGAAGCCATTGGAAACAAGAACGGCAATCAGTTTTGGTGCAAGAATTCCGAGGAAGTCAGGGTGATTGATGGACAGACACCTGATATCATTAGACAGAAACATATTGaagaaaaatacatgaaaaagaaatatgcaGATCTACTGCGATCAAATACCAAGGAGGAACTCAATATG gCATTATATTCAGCAGTGAAGGCAGGGAATATCATACCAGCAATGGTTGCATTGTTTTCTGGAGCAGAT ATTAATTTCAAATGTCCAGAACAAGGAACAACTG ttCTTGAAGTTGCCAACGAAACTTGCAATGACGTATTGAAG GAGTTTCTTGAACAGAATAAGAACACAG ATGTGACCGTAATACAGTCGAACAACTCCACAGAACAG GGAACTGGTAAGAAAACATCAATCTATCATGAAGGCTATTTAGACAAGACAGGACCTAACCTCAAGG GATTTTTGAAGCGATGGTGTGTTTTGCATTACGGGAGGATAACATATTTCAGTGATAAGCAG GGATCAGAAAAGGGATTCGTGGATTTAGCAGATATTGCAAGTATTTCAATAGTTACCGGACAAAG ACAATATAGCTTCGACATACAAACTAAGAGTCGCACATATCGTTTTGCGGCCAAAGATGAAATGTCACTCGGGAAATGGTTGAATGTTGTGATTCAG GTCATTAGCCCATTTGATTTTGAAGGACTTGATCACATCCTAGCGGCTGGTTATTTCTACTTCAAGAAGCAGCTGACATTTTGGGCAAAAGTGTGGCTAGTCCTCCAAGAGAATGCATTACATATCAGACAGAGA GATGATCTCGATGTTCATACGATACAGATTTCCGGTCACATGAAATGTCTTCAGTTCAATTTAGGCAAACATTCAG AAAAGGTAGAAGATGTTATAAAGCAGCTTGACAGCAATCAAAGTATTGAGCTGATATCATCTGAAGG ACACGTTGTAGCATATTTACAAGGGATGACACTTAAAGACACAAGAAAGTTGTTTTCTTTACTGGAGGCTGCAATTCGTGGGCAATcttga